The proteins below are encoded in one region of Syntrophorhabdales bacterium:
- a CDS encoding molybdopterin cofactor-binding domain-containing protein: MTKSKEDIDAEILGEMDRIRADRYPLPEYNHIGRRGVRRVDGYEKASGKALYTMDVAIPGMLHMRFLTSPYAHARIISMDTRKAEKLSGVRYILRYDDPELPAFAELGGHGPTRAVVFPHIAHFQGEEVGAAVAADTEEIACLALKLIEVEWEERPFVLEVDKALESSAPLANPEVHPESNLYNEGWHDVEELGDVEKGLANADVVVEFTARRRLHTWIGPERPCGVFRWNGEYPEVWVKQQRPHIAKRVISTWFGGIPMNRILLHCLYQGASFGGWSQVAWNMGGTYCAALIARRTGRPVKWTLAGARIFMAAKWTKACIALR, translated from the coding sequence ATGACAAAGAGCAAAGAAGACATCGACGCGGAAATACTGGGCGAGATGGACCGGATTCGGGCTGACCGGTACCCTCTGCCAGAATACAACCACATCGGCAGGCGCGGCGTGCGGCGCGTCGACGGCTACGAAAAGGCGAGCGGCAAAGCACTCTACACCATGGACGTGGCGATTCCCGGCATGCTCCATATGCGGTTCCTGACCTCTCCGTACGCACACGCGCGGATCATCAGCATGGATACGCGCAAGGCCGAGAAGCTTTCCGGTGTCCGCTACATCCTCAGATATGACGATCCCGAGTTGCCCGCATTCGCAGAACTGGGAGGCCATGGCCCGACCCGGGCTGTGGTTTTTCCCCATATAGCCCATTTCCAGGGTGAGGAAGTGGGCGCTGCCGTAGCAGCAGACACGGAAGAGATCGCCTGCCTGGCGCTCAAATTGATCGAGGTGGAATGGGAAGAACGGCCGTTCGTGCTTGAGGTGGATAAAGCGCTCGAATCAAGCGCTCCCTTAGCCAATCCTGAAGTGCATCCCGAAAGCAATCTATACAATGAGGGCTGGCACGATGTGGAGGAACTGGGCGACGTAGAGAAAGGCCTTGCTAATGCGGATGTGGTAGTGGAGTTCACCGCGAGACGCCGCCTGCACACGTGGATAGGCCCCGAGCGGCCGTGCGGGGTCTTCCGATGGAATGGTGAGTATCCCGAGGTGTGGGTCAAGCAGCAGCGGCCGCACATAGCCAAGCGCGTGATCTCCACATGGTTCGGCGGCATTCCCATGAACAGAATCCTTCTCCACTGTCTCTACCAGGGGGCAAGCTTCGGCGGATGGAGCCAGGTAGCGTGGAACATGGGCGGCACCTATTGTGCCGCTCTGATTGCGAGGCGGACCGGAAGGCCCGTCAAATGGACGTTAGCAGGCGCGAGGATTTTTATGGCGGCGAAATGGACGAAGGCATGTATCGCTTTACGGTAG